CACCCGATCGGGCCGATCACCTCCGGGATCCTGCAGGGCATCGAGGACGGCTGGTTCACCGGGGAGATCGCCGAGTCGGCGTTCCGGTACCAGCAGGCGCTGGAGAAGGGCGACAAGAAGGTCGTCGGGGTGAACGTCCACACCGGGTCGGTGACCGGGGATCTGGAGATCCTGCGGGTCGGCCACGAGGTGGAGCGGGACCAGGTGCGGGTGCTCGCGGAGCGGAAGGCCGGGCGTGACGACGCGCGGGTCCGTGCGGCACTCGACGGCATGATCGCCGCGGCGCGGTCGGACGCGAACATGATCGAGCCGATGCTCGAGGCGGTACGGGCCGAGGCGACGCTCGGCGAGATCTGCGGGGTGCTGCGGGACGAGTGGGGGGTGTACACCGAGCCCGCGGGCTTCTGAGTACCTCCTGCGTCCGCCGGCGGGGTTCGGCGCCTGCACGGACGGGCGCGGCTCAGCCGGCGGCCGTGTGCGCGGCTTCCGGAGCCAGTCCCCGGAGCAGCACCAGGGTGAAGCCGCGTACCCACTCCTCGTCCACCGGCTCCCCGCTCACCAGCGTGCGGTGCACCACCGCCCCCGCCACCATGTCGAAGATCAGGTCTGCTGTGCGGGAGGCTTCGGCGGGGTCCGGTTCGGGTGGGAGTTCGCCTCGTGCCTGGGCTCGGGATCTGCCCTCCAGGACCAGGCGTTTTTGGCGGTCGACCACCGACTCGCGGATGCGTTCGCGCAGGGCGTCGTCGCGGGTGGCCTCCGCGACCACTGCCATCAGGCCGCTTTTCGCCTCCGGGCGGTCCAGGATCGTGGCGAACTGGAGGACGACGCCCTCGATGTCGGCGGCCAGTGAGCCGCTGTCCGGGAGCGCCAGTTCGTCGAAGAGTTCCGCGACCGCGTCGACGACCAGTTCGTTCTTGCCGGCCCAGCGGCGGTACAGCG
The genomic region above belongs to Streptomyces coeruleorubidus and contains:
- a CDS encoding TetR/AcrR family transcriptional regulator; translated protein: MHSRSPASRTGRPRSATADAAILAATRAALVELGWSKLTLGDVATRAGVAKTTLYRRWAGKNELVVDAVAELFDELALPDSGSLAADIEGVVLQFATILDRPEAKSGLMAVVAEATRDDALRERIRESVVDRQKRLVLEGRSRAQARGELPPEPDPAEASRTADLIFDMVAGAVVHRTLVSGEPVDEEWVRGFTLVLLRGLAPEAAHTAAG